Within the Cotesia glomerata isolate CgM1 linkage group LG6, MPM_Cglom_v2.3, whole genome shotgun sequence genome, the region aaattttatttcgagttgtgaaaatttaatttgaaatgaaCGTTAAGGAAAATCTCACTTGTTCTGATTGCAATacagttttttaagataaaaaaaaatgttttgtttaATCAGGTAAACTTATAATTAGTTTTCAAAGGTTCTTACTCTAGAAgctaaaatttatcttattagTTCTATAGAAGTTATCAATATGAAGAATCCATATCTCTATAATTAGCCTAAATTAGCAAAACTTTttcatgttaaaaattatggctataaaagaaaaactaacataaatttagttattgaCTTACCATAAAGTGCTCGATATCATTCTGGATTGATACCTGGAGACCCACCACGAACTCCTTCAGCCGAATAGTTTTTTATGTTATCACCATAAACCTCTAACAATGTTTCTTTTACCAAAATACGCCAATCATATTTTCCTCTAGCAATTTCACTTTTTCGCTCTATATAGAGGTAAGTACTTCTTGGTAAGTAAATCTCGTAATGtggacttatttttatttttaatggtgCCGGTTCAGTGTAAACATTTGATAGCTGAAatcatggaaaaaaaatttgaaatgtcaaccattttattaattttgtttataagttTATAAAACAAGTAGATGTATATAAATCATACCTGGTGCGTTTGTCGTTCAGATAACATTTCTTTTTGTTGCATGTTATAAGATTCTTcagaaatttttacaattttttgaaagaaaagtaaattttcttccgttactaaataatataaaaatttaatcagttCATTTGATAGAGCttaaattatgttattttttaatttataaataaattttacaaatggattaaaaagtatttataaaaatagtaaccCTTATTCATTTATTGGTAAGAATATATTCtctaatgtcattttttttctttgttcagGATtacgttaaataaatttggttttaagatataaaaagtaaaaaatatttgttattgcTTCATAACTTACTTGTATCTGGGTGTTTAGATTGTTTTGAACAATTAAGCTTTTGATTTTCATTCCCTCTTTTATTAgcacactgagaaaaaagtattttgataatcacaatacttggtattttgataatcacaatgcttggtattttgataatcaatacTGGATTCCCCAGTCACAACTGCCATCTTTTTGTTCGCTCGTTTTTTCGATttgttttttaacattaatggGAAAGTAAATTTTTGAGCCTGATGCAATTTCaatctaataaaaaagataataattttttacttctgatttttataatcaaatctatagttattgtttatattgagAGGATGAAACTAAACGACAATCAGcgtaaaaacaattatttaaaggtGACAATAACTGTAGACACTATATTGTTGGCTTTTCCAAGAAAgcttactaaaaaaatcatttttgaaatttatagtTCTTTAGTTCTCGCCTTATTGAATATTAGatgaataaaagaaattaattaaattttacatgtaCCATGTGTTCACCAGTATGAGTATATAAGTCCGGTATctgtaagtaaataaaaataagtaaatttttcagcaAAACTAtagaaatgtaaataatttgtaatataaaaattaaatcattttacgTTGAGTACTTGAGAAGACTGTCGATCGTATCTTTGATATGACTCGTAAGCCCGTTTTATAGATTGCTCCAACATCTGAAGAAAATGTAGTTCAGTTTCCCTCACTGAAAACATTGTTCATTAATAAATCCGTCGACatctttaaaaaactattaaaaaaataaatatattatattataactatctattacatttttcaatggtcgttgaaatatttaatttaaaatattagcgAGTagcaattgaaaaaatcactaataaattcgaataaaattaagttggaatcttcaaaattgattatttatgtaaCTTAAAGCACTAGTtaatcaaaaaacaaaaattatttaagttgattctaaaaaaatatttataaaatttattgtagaTATTTCGGAGTTAGATAGCTCAATTTCTTATCAATAAATagttatagatttttttattaaaaaattggtaacactgtttcaaaaaatcaaaattaattaaaggaaCCTTCATGCTTTAAGTATGTAGCTAATGACCCATCGTTAATTGTCCTTTCTCTGTCCTCCAAATCATTTGATTGACCAATAGGTATATTCATGTCAGCAAATACTTCTGTAGATTCCAAACATAATTCTTCTTCAGTAGATTCTgaacttataaaaatgtttgaagtAGTAGATGTATTTATAGTAGTAATGTTTTTGGCAGCTTCTAATGAATCCCAAGGTCGAAAAATggtactatttttattttgattcgGTTCCTGGAGACTAGAAGGAAATTTCGATATTGGAGTATTGCATACTTCTTTCTCCAAACTTCCAACTTCCAAATAAGTAGAAGATAAACTTGATCTGCTTCATTAAAACCTTGGAATTGAAAATCTTGAGTAATCAACTGGATTGTTCATATTTGACCAATTATTCAAGTAATTGCTGTTCCAAATGGGAGCTAGGTCTAATTCACTATTCTCAGTAGAATTTTCAAGATGAatctgataaattaatgaattgttTGAATTAAATGGATGAGTAGAAGACTTATCgaagaaatttattgatttatcaATCGTTACATCTTGCTGACTAGCAGTGTGAGTGATCTCAAGGGTATTTACATTTGATGGAGTATTTTGATGATTGATCAATTCTTGCTCCGATGGTTCAGAGctttgatctttttttttactcaactTTTTTccttcatttatatttttaaattttgttattttatctcTATGACATTCAGAAAACGGCTGTTCATCAATTGAAAAGATGGCCTTTTGATGAATAATCTTGCGTTCTATGTcattattatgtttttttgtaaactcTTTACTCAACTGTTTTGACATgttcattgtttttttctgTTGCAATACATTTTCCGAATACATTTTAGTCGATTGATCACAAACATTACCTTTATTATCTAAACGTACATATTCTAGCTCCTCAATTGTTTCTGTAAAATaaacgtatttatttattactgtcAGTTCtgctgataaataattttagtgcTTACTAGTTATTATATTCACGACTCAAGATAAGGACTTACCTccatattcaataatttttgcaaaatacAAATCTTTTTTTCCGTCTTTTCCTTCCCATTTTAACTTCACAGTCTCGTTTTTAATACGTTTTGCTTTTGGAATTTTATTCAACTCCGTTATAGTTTTTTGACCATCAATTACCCACCAGATTAACAcgtacttatttttatttttttttattttcttttttaggtGGCATAATAATTACTTGAATTCTTTTTAGTTTCTAAATAGTTCGTAAACAATATCTTAACCAACGTAGAAATAAATGCGGATACAATGTCCCTTGTAAGTCAAAATGGCTGCTGATGACGTCGTATGCCAGCACAGCGCCTCTTTGATAGTTTTTTCTTAGTCGGTAATAACAAAATTACCTGATCTACTAAATTACGAGAGTTTTAGCGCAAGCGCATCCACCATGTTTTCAAAGCggcaattcaaaattttcaggtCTCCTCACACGAATAGCTGGGCACAAAACATATACAC harbors:
- the LOC123268121 gene encoding uncharacterized protein LOC123268121, coding for MYSENVLQQKKTMNMSKQLSKEFTKKHNNDIERKIIHQKAIFSIDEQPFSECHRDKITKFKNINEGKKLSKKKDQSSEPSEQELINHQNTPSNVNTLEITHTASQQDVTIDKSINFFDKSSTHPFNSNNSLIYQIHLENSTENSELDLAPIWNSNYLNNWSNMNNPVDYSRFSIPRF